Proteins encoded by one window of Methylosinus sp. PW1:
- a CDS encoding GDCCVxC domain-containing (seleno)protein yields the protein MQLESTITCPACGHRATETMPTDACRFFYACKGCGALLRPKAGDCCVFCSYGDAPCPPIQEAKARDRAAECCSGA from the coding sequence ATGCAACTCGAATCCACGATAACCTGTCCGGCTTGCGGCCATCGGGCGACCGAGACGATGCCGACCGACGCCTGCCGGTTCTTCTATGCATGCAAGGGATGTGGGGCTCTGCTCAGGCCGAAGGCCGGGGATTGCTGCGTCTTCTGCTCTTACGGCGACGCGCCGTGCCCGCCGATCCAGGAGGCGAAAGCGCGTGATCGCGCCGCCGAATGTTGTTCCGGCGCATAG
- a CDS encoding helix-turn-helix transcriptional regulator, with protein sequence MEKNDAIAALVALAHESRLDIFRLLMQAGPEGLPAGKISERLGLPSTTLSFHLNQLKHADLVTFRRDGRSLIYSAAYPVMNALLAYLTENCCKGDAATCCVTEADTTCQTERVP encoded by the coding sequence ATGGAAAAGAACGACGCCATCGCGGCCCTCGTGGCGCTCGCCCACGAGTCCCGGCTCGATATCTTCCGGCTGCTGATGCAGGCCGGCCCCGAGGGGCTGCCTGCGGGAAAAATCAGCGAGCGGCTGGGGCTTCCTTCGACCACGCTGTCTTTCCACCTCAATCAGCTCAAGCACGCCGATCTCGTGACCTTCCGTCGGGACGGCCGCTCTCTGATCTATTCGGCCGCCTATCCCGTCATGAACGCGCTGCTCGCCTATCTGACGGAGAATTGCTGCAAGGGCGACGCGGCCACTTGTTGCGTCACGGAAGCCGATACGACCTGCCAGACCGAGAGGGTTCCATGA
- a CDS encoding helix-turn-helix domain-containing protein: MRETLARNLRKYRRAQRLSQEELGHRAELDRTYISSIERCVYSATVDVVGRLADALGIPALELLRPASETAEAKLSSTASTEGTRPKAQAEKGAKPARKRERPAQRATARKKPGP; this comes from the coding sequence ATGCGAGAGACGCTGGCGCGCAATCTGAGGAAATATCGACGGGCGCAACGCCTGTCGCAGGAGGAGCTCGGCCATCGAGCCGAACTCGACCGCACCTATATCAGCTCGATCGAACGCTGCGTCTATTCGGCGACGGTCGATGTCGTCGGTCGCCTCGCCGACGCTCTCGGAATTCCGGCGCTCGAGCTTCTGAGGCCTGCGAGCGAAACCGCGGAGGCGAAGTTGTCGTCTACGGCATCGACTGAAGGCACTCGCCCGAAGGCGCAGGCCGAGAAAGGCGCAAAGCCAGCTCGCAAGAGGGAGAGGCCCGCGCAAAGGGCCACTGCCCGAAAGAAGCCGGGTCCATAG
- a CDS encoding sulfite exporter TauE/SafE family protein: MRDNKAAAFGGAAIIGTLGGLIGLGGAEFRLPLLIGAFQFGALEAVIVNKATSLVVVASALPFRASAVSLGDVAAQWPVILNLLAGSLLGAWHGAGWATRLKSATLYRVIALLLVGIATLLLFGHDHASGQALASGSLQLVAGVAAGFVIGLVASLLGVAGGELLIPTLVLLFGVDIKLAGSLSLAISLPTMIVGFARYSRDRSFAVLRHNRSFVGVMALGSIVGAFIGGRLLGMAPSAILLPLLAAILVISAVKIWRHE; encoded by the coding sequence GTGCGGGACAACAAAGCGGCGGCGTTCGGCGGCGCAGCGATCATCGGAACGCTCGGCGGACTGATCGGGCTGGGCGGGGCTGAGTTCCGTCTGCCATTACTGATTGGCGCATTCCAGTTCGGCGCGCTCGAAGCGGTGATCGTCAATAAAGCGACGAGCCTCGTCGTTGTCGCCTCGGCCTTGCCGTTTCGGGCGTCAGCCGTGTCGCTGGGCGACGTCGCCGCTCAATGGCCGGTTATCCTCAATCTGCTGGCAGGAAGTCTCCTCGGCGCATGGCACGGGGCGGGATGGGCGACGCGCCTCAAATCGGCGACGCTATACCGCGTGATTGCTCTGCTGCTGGTGGGCATAGCCACCCTGCTGCTGTTCGGCCATGACCATGCGAGCGGACAAGCGCTTGCGAGCGGCAGTCTCCAACTCGTTGCGGGAGTTGCGGCGGGTTTCGTCATCGGGCTCGTCGCCTCGCTTCTCGGCGTTGCGGGAGGCGAACTGCTTATCCCGACCCTCGTTTTGCTGTTTGGCGTGGATATCAAGCTCGCGGGCAGCCTCTCGCTCGCGATCAGCCTGCCGACGATGATCGTCGGCTTCGCCCGTTACAGTCGCGATCGCAGCTTCGCAGTGCTGCGACACAATCGCTCCTTCGTCGGCGTCATGGCGCTCGGCTCCATCGTCGGCGCATTCATCGGCGGACGGCTGCTCGGCATGGCGCCGAGCGCGATCTTGCTGCCGCTTCTGGCCGCGATCCTCGTCATTTCCGCCGTCAAGATCTGGCGACATGAATGA
- a CDS encoding arsenate reductase ArsC codes for MTEGKVYNVLFLCTGNSARSIIAEAILNRVGAGRFKAYSAGSRPKGEVNPCTVAILEKSGFKADGYRSKSWSEFAEPGAPPLDFVFTVCDDAAKEECPYWPGQPMTAHWGLPDPAAVEGTEVEKHLAFADAFRMLNNRISIFASLPMKGLDKLSLQRRLEEIGKATPVDGAA; via the coding sequence ATGACGGAAGGCAAAGTCTATAACGTGCTGTTTCTGTGCACCGGCAATTCCGCGCGCTCCATCATCGCCGAGGCGATCCTCAATCGCGTGGGCGCCGGTCGCTTCAAAGCCTATAGCGCGGGCTCCCGGCCAAAAGGCGAGGTCAATCCCTGCACAGTGGCGATATTGGAGAAGTCCGGCTTCAAGGCGGACGGCTATCGCTCCAAGAGCTGGAGCGAGTTCGCCGAGCCCGGCGCTCCGCCGCTCGATTTCGTCTTCACCGTCTGCGACGACGCCGCGAAGGAAGAGTGCCCCTATTGGCCGGGCCAGCCGATGACCGCGCATTGGGGCTTGCCCGACCCCGCCGCTGTCGAAGGGACCGAGGTCGAGAAGCATCTGGCCTTCGCCGACGCTTTCCGCATGCTCAACAACCGCATCTCGATCTTCGCCTCTCTTCCTATGAAGGGCCTCGACAAGCTCTCCTTGCAGAGGCGGCTCGAGGAGATCGGCAAGGCGACGCCTGTCGACGGAGCCGCCTGA
- the arsD gene encoding arsenite efflux transporter metallochaperone ArsD codes for MTAIEIYDPALCCSTGVCGTEVDQALVTFAADVDWAKQNGARIERFNLAQQPLAFAENATVKAFLERSGQEALPLVLVAGEVALAGRYPSRSELARWAGLVETAMEPKQSGCCGGGSC; via the coding sequence ATGACGGCAATCGAAATCTATGACCCGGCGCTCTGTTGCAGCACCGGCGTGTGCGGAACCGAGGTCGATCAGGCGCTGGTGACTTTCGCCGCCGATGTCGATTGGGCCAAGCAGAACGGCGCCCGCATCGAGCGTTTCAATCTGGCGCAGCAACCGCTCGCCTTCGCCGAGAATGCGACGGTGAAAGCCTTTCTCGAGCGCTCCGGACAGGAGGCGCTGCCGCTGGTGCTCGTTGCGGGCGAGGTCGCTCTCGCCGGGCGCTATCCGAGCCGCAGCGAGCTTGCCCGTTGGGCGGGTCTCGTCGAGACCGCGATGGAGCCGAAGCAGAGCGGATGCTGCGGCGGCGGCAGTTGCTGA
- a CDS encoding helix-turn-helix domain-containing protein, producing MRPLTIGRLAAAAGVNLETVRYYERIHLMPPPARTASGHRAYDTAHIRRLAFIRRARELGFSIEDIRALLALAAPSRASCAEVREIARTHLDDVRTKLADLMKLERILGETIAHCSGDPAPSCPVLDMLDGGAKPG from the coding sequence ATGCGGCCATTGACGATCGGTCGGCTCGCGGCGGCGGCGGGCGTCAACCTCGAGACCGTGCGCTATTATGAGCGTATCCATCTCATGCCCCCGCCGGCGCGGACAGCGAGCGGACATCGCGCCTATGACACGGCGCACATTCGCAGGCTCGCCTTTATCCGCCGCGCCCGCGAGCTTGGTTTCAGCATCGAGGACATTCGCGCCCTTCTCGCTCTCGCCGCGCCGTCTCGCGCTTCCTGCGCCGAAGTTCGCGAAATTGCGAGAACCCATCTCGACGACGTGCGGACGAAGCTCGCCGACCTCATGAAGCTCGAGCGCATTCTCGGCGAGACGATCGCCCATTGTTCCGGCGATCCCGCCCCGTCATGCCCTGTGCTCGATATGTTGGACGGCGGCGCGAAGCCGGGTTAG
- a CDS encoding ArsI/CadI family heavy metal resistance metalloenzyme produces the protein MKRLHLHVSVEDLPRSIQFYSALFGAAPTVAKPDYAKWMLDDPRVNFAISARGGTSLGLEHLGIQVETTDELHDVYGRLKQAGGRVYEEGATTCCYAKSEKSWIADPQGLMWETFLTTGESPVYGGDPALDALKGEARACCTPTTPQGECCPPKPELPAKAACCGAKEPA, from the coding sequence ATGAAGCGCCTGCATCTGCATGTGTCCGTCGAGGACCTGCCGCGATCCATCCAATTCTACAGCGCGCTGTTCGGCGCGGCGCCGACGGTCGCAAAGCCCGATTACGCCAAATGGATGCTCGACGATCCGCGCGTGAATTTCGCCATTTCGGCGCGGGGCGGAACGAGCCTCGGATTGGAGCATCTCGGCATTCAGGTCGAAACCACCGACGAGCTGCACGACGTCTATGGCCGCCTGAAGCAGGCCGGCGGACGCGTCTATGAAGAGGGCGCGACCACCTGTTGCTATGCGAAATCGGAAAAATCCTGGATCGCCGATCCGCAAGGGCTGATGTGGGAAACCTTCCTCACGACGGGAGAAAGCCCGGTCTATGGCGGCGATCCGGCGCTGGACGCGCTGAAGGGCGAGGCTCGCGCCTGCTGCACGCCGACGACGCCGCAAGGCGAATGCTGTCCGCCGAAGCCGGAGCTTCCCGCGAAGGCGGCGTGCTGCGGCGCGAAGGAGCCCGCATGA
- a CDS encoding DUF2274 domain-containing protein: MTKLKLGPLADDKPVKITVEIPASLHRDLAAYADALGRANGQTIADPLKLIVPMLQRFIATDRAFAKTRTRPKPQPDVAETERSG; encoded by the coding sequence CTCGCCGACGACAAGCCCGTCAAAATCACCGTCGAGATTCCCGCCTCTCTGCATCGCGATCTTGCCGCCTATGCCGACGCGCTCGGCCGAGCCAATGGGCAGACGATCGCCGATCCGCTCAAGCTGATAGTTCCGATGCTTCAGCGCTTCATCGCGACCGACAGAGCCTTCGCGAAGACTCGGACGCGTCCGAAACCTCAACCCGATGTCGCGGAAACCGAAAGGTCGGGATAG
- a CDS encoding helix-turn-helix domain-containing protein has translation MAEDRIAAAEIVGIFEALAQTTRLEAYRLLLRYLPYGLPAGDIARLLAVPHNTLSTHIAHLERAGLVLGRREGRSVIYAANSSKLGHVLTTMLADLGTSLDDLPLAAPAFPQKRPKSASKRVRNVLFLCSGNAARSILAEAILNREGGDRFRAYSAGSRPAERPDPIGVALLSSLGYDTRAFRSKSWKEFTRPDAPRMDFVITLCDDICEQPCGPWPRNALLAHWGVADPALAKGDDVQKRAAFMDAYRRLGARLTAFVNLPFESLDRAALKSRLAEIATMEGATELAVKSAA, from the coding sequence ATGGCGGAAGATCGGATCGCCGCAGCCGAGATCGTCGGCATTTTCGAGGCCCTGGCGCAGACGACGCGCCTCGAGGCCTATCGTCTGCTGCTGCGCTATCTTCCCTACGGACTGCCGGCGGGCGACATCGCCCGCCTTCTCGCCGTGCCGCACAATACGCTGTCGACCCATATCGCCCATCTCGAGCGCGCTGGACTCGTCCTCGGACGACGCGAGGGGCGCTCGGTCATCTATGCCGCGAATTCGAGCAAATTGGGCCATGTGCTTACGACAATGCTGGCCGATCTCGGGACGTCGCTCGACGATCTCCCTCTCGCGGCGCCCGCCTTTCCGCAGAAGCGCCCCAAATCGGCGAGCAAGCGGGTCCGCAATGTTCTGTTTCTCTGCTCCGGCAACGCCGCGCGCTCCATTCTGGCGGAGGCGATCCTGAACCGCGAGGGCGGCGACCGCTTCCGCGCATATTCGGCCGGCAGCCGGCCCGCCGAGCGGCCCGATCCGATCGGCGTCGCATTGCTGTCGTCGCTCGGCTACGACACGCGCGCGTTTCGCTCCAAGAGCTGGAAGGAATTCACGAGGCCGGACGCGCCGCGCATGGATTTCGTCATCACGCTCTGCGACGACATATGCGAGCAGCCCTGCGGCCCCTGGCCGCGCAATGCGCTGCTGGCGCATTGGGGCGTCGCCGATCCGGCGCTGGCGAAGGGCGACGATGTCCAGAAGCGCGCCGCCTTCATGGACGCCTATCGCCGCCTCGGCGCGCGGCTTACGGCCTTCGTCAATCTGCCCTTCGAGTCGCTGGACCGGGCCGCTCTGAAGAGCCGCCTCGCCGAAATTGCGACGATGGAGGGGGCGACGGAGCTGGCGGTGAAGAGCGCGGCGTGA
- a CDS encoding DUF4880 domain-containing protein yields MEPDDPPSDLDPLLCEAVSWVVRAHSGEATRADRVELQQWRGMSAEHEEAFRQASWLWRVCREAARQLAEEAAAATAAADRSPAGDRCDPLQDDLSTDRDTSRNRLFSPKDR; encoded by the coding sequence ATGGAACCGGACGATCCGCCTTCCGATTTGGACCCGCTGCTGTGCGAGGCTGTTTCATGGGTCGTCCGCGCGCATTCGGGTGAAGCGACACGCGCCGATCGCGTCGAGTTACAGCAATGGCGCGGGATGAGCGCTGAGCATGAGGAAGCCTTCCGCCAAGCCTCATGGCTCTGGCGCGTCTGCCGTGAGGCGGCGCGCCAGCTCGCCGAGGAAGCCGCAGCCGCGACGGCCGCCGCGGATCGGTCTCCGGCAGGCGATCGATGCGATCCACTCCAGGACGATTTGTCGACGGATAGGGACACGTCGAGAAATCGACTATTCTCGCCAAAGGACCGCTGA
- the arsC gene encoding arsenate reductase (glutaredoxin) (This arsenate reductase requires both glutathione and glutaredoxin to convert arsenate to arsenite, after which the efflux transporter formed by ArsA and ArsB can extrude the arsenite from the cell, providing resistance.), with protein sequence MSAPDVIIYHNPDCGTSRNTLGLIRNAGIEPHVIEYLKTPPTPALLAQLIERIGKSTRAILREKGTPYHELGLGDPTLTEERLLDAMMAHPILINRPIVVTSEGVRLCRPSESVLDILPLPQRSEFRKEDGELVVDSDGRRAATK encoded by the coding sequence ATGAGCGCGCCCGATGTGATCATCTATCACAACCCCGATTGCGGAACCTCGCGCAACACGCTCGGCCTCATCCGCAACGCCGGCATAGAGCCGCATGTGATCGAATATTTGAAGACGCCGCCGACGCCCGCGCTGCTGGCGCAGCTCATCGAACGAATCGGGAAATCGACCCGCGCGATTCTGAGGGAAAAAGGAACGCCCTATCACGAGCTCGGCCTCGGCGATCCGACACTGACGGAAGAGCGGTTGCTCGATGCAATGATGGCGCATCCGATCCTCATCAATCGGCCGATCGTCGTCACCTCCGAGGGCGTCAGACTGTGCCGTCCGTCGGAGTCGGTTCTGGATATCCTGCCGCTGCCGCAACGCAGTGAGTTCCGCAAGGAGGACGGCGAGCTGGTAGTCGATTCCGATGGTCGACGCGCGGCGACGAAATAG
- the arsA gene encoding arsenical pump-driving ATPase: MKFLEQPPRFLFFTGKGGVGKTSIACATAIALAEAGRRVLLVSTDPASNVAQVFGTIIGNRMTDIPGAPGLSALEIDPQAAARGYRDRIVGPVRGVLPDAVVKGIEEQLSGACTTEIAAFDEFTALLVDSTLTADYDHIVFDTAPTGHTIRLLQLPGAWSGFLESGKGDASCLGPLAGLDKQRAQYGQAVEALADAGRTRLVLVARAQRSALNEIARTHKELAAIGIAQQYLVINGLLPEEEAKQDRLAAAIYEREQAALRALPSEIAALPCDRVALRPFNLVGLDALRQLLDATLAPVGASEDVPIVLDAPSLSELVDAIAADGHGLVMLMGKGGVGKTTLAAAVAVELARRGLPVHLTTSDPAAHLSETLHGSLEQLKVSRIDPHVETERYRREILAAKGAKLDAAGRALLEEDLRSPCTEEIAVFQAFSRIIREASETFVVMDTAPTGHTLLLLDATGAYHREVARQLDAKGAHYTTPMMQLQNPQQTKVLLVTLAETTPVLEAAALQADLRRAGIEPWAWIINNSVAAAHPHSPLLRQRARNEIREIDAVAATHARRYAIVPLLKEEPVGVSRLLELAGRVVATA, translated from the coding sequence ATCAAATTCCTCGAGCAACCGCCGCGCTTCCTGTTCTTCACCGGCAAGGGCGGCGTCGGCAAGACGTCGATCGCTTGTGCGACCGCGATCGCGCTTGCCGAGGCCGGGCGGCGTGTCCTCTTGGTCAGCACCGATCCGGCGTCCAATGTGGCGCAAGTGTTCGGAACGATCATCGGCAATCGGATGACCGACATTCCCGGCGCCCCAGGTCTGTCGGCGCTGGAGATCGACCCACAGGCCGCCGCTCGAGGATATCGCGACCGCATCGTCGGCCCAGTGCGCGGCGTGCTTCCGGACGCGGTGGTGAAGGGGATCGAGGAACAATTATCGGGCGCCTGCACGACGGAGATCGCCGCCTTCGACGAATTCACCGCGCTGCTGGTCGATTCCACGCTGACCGCGGATTACGACCATATCGTCTTCGACACCGCGCCGACGGGGCACACGATCCGCCTGCTTCAATTGCCCGGCGCCTGGAGCGGCTTTCTCGAATCCGGCAAGGGCGACGCCTCTTGCCTCGGACCGCTGGCGGGGCTGGACAAGCAGCGCGCTCAATATGGCCAGGCCGTCGAAGCGCTGGCCGACGCCGGGCGCACGCGCCTCGTGCTCGTCGCCCGCGCGCAGCGGTCGGCGCTGAACGAGATCGCTCGCACGCATAAGGAGCTGGCGGCGATCGGCATCGCGCAGCAATATCTCGTCATCAACGGCTTGCTGCCGGAAGAGGAGGCGAAGCAGGATAGGCTCGCCGCCGCCATCTATGAGCGCGAGCAGGCGGCGTTGCGCGCGCTTCCCAGCGAGATCGCCGCTTTGCCCTGTGATCGCGTCGCGCTCAGGCCGTTCAATCTGGTCGGCCTCGACGCCTTGCGGCAATTGCTCGACGCGACGCTGGCGCCGGTGGGCGCGAGCGAGGATGTGCCGATCGTGCTCGACGCGCCGAGCTTGTCAGAGCTGGTCGACGCCATAGCTGCGGATGGTCATGGCCTCGTGATGCTGATGGGCAAGGGCGGCGTCGGCAAGACGACTCTGGCGGCCGCCGTCGCCGTGGAGCTCGCCCGCCGCGGCTTGCCCGTGCATCTCACCACCTCCGACCCGGCCGCGCATCTTTCCGAAACACTCCATGGATCATTGGAGCAACTGAAAGTGAGCCGCATCGATCCGCATGTGGAAACGGAACGCTATCGCCGCGAAATCCTCGCCGCCAAGGGCGCCAAGCTGGACGCCGCCGGCCGGGCGCTACTGGAGGAGGATCTGCGCTCGCCCTGCACCGAGGAGATCGCCGTTTTTCAGGCCTTCTCGCGCATCATCCGCGAGGCGAGCGAGACCTTCGTGGTGATGGACACGGCGCCGACCGGCCACACTCTGCTGCTGCTGGACGCGACGGGCGCCTATCATCGCGAGGTCGCGCGCCAATTGGACGCCAAAGGCGCGCATTACACGACGCCGATGATGCAATTGCAAAATCCGCAGCAGACCAAGGTTCTGCTCGTGACTCTCGCCGAGACGACGCCCGTGCTCGAAGCCGCCGCCCTCCAGGCCGATCTGCGGCGCGCCGGAATCGAGCCTTGGGCGTGGATCATCAACAATAGCGTCGCCGCGGCGCATCCGCATTCGCCGCTGCTGCGTCAGCGCGCGCGCAATGAAATACGCGAGATCGATGCCGTCGCCGCCACACATGCGCGGCGCTATGCGATCGTCCCGCTGCTGAAGGAAGAGCCGGTCGGCGTTTCTCGCCTTCTGGAATTGGCGGGCCGCGTCGTCGCCACAGCCTGA
- the arsB gene encoding ACR3 family arsenite efflux transporter produces the protein MGAFERYLTLWVALCIIVGIALGQAAPVVFHTIGEATIAQVNLPVAALVWLMIIPMLLKIDPAALAQVREHWRGIAVTVGINWLVKPFSMALLGWLFIAHLFRPFLPADQIDAYIAGLILLAAAPCTAMVFVWSNLVDGEPHFTLSQVALNDTIMIVAFAPLVALLLGLSSIAVPWGTLLLSVGLYIIAPVIASQLWRRALLAKGGAAALAATLRVLGPLSLVALLLTLVILFGLQGEEIMRQPLVIALLATPILIQVYFNAGLAYLLNRRLGVEWCVAGPSALIGASNFFELAVATAIALFGFQSGAALATVVGVLVEVPVMLSVVHIVRSSRTWYESAGAARA, from the coding sequence ATGGGCGCTTTCGAGCGCTATCTCACTCTCTGGGTCGCGCTCTGCATCATCGTCGGCATCGCGCTCGGCCAAGCCGCGCCTGTCGTTTTTCACACCATCGGAGAAGCGACGATCGCGCAAGTGAATTTGCCGGTCGCGGCGCTGGTGTGGCTGATGATCATCCCCATGCTGCTGAAGATCGATCCCGCCGCTCTAGCGCAAGTGCGCGAGCATTGGCGCGGCATCGCCGTGACCGTCGGCATCAATTGGCTGGTCAAGCCGTTCTCGATGGCGCTGCTCGGCTGGCTGTTCATCGCGCATCTGTTCCGGCCCTTTCTGCCGGCCGATCAGATCGACGCCTATATCGCCGGCCTCATTCTGCTGGCGGCGGCGCCCTGCACGGCGATGGTGTTCGTGTGGTCCAATCTCGTCGACGGCGAACCGCATTTCACTCTGTCGCAGGTCGCGCTCAACGACACGATCATGATCGTCGCCTTCGCGCCGCTGGTCGCTCTGCTGCTCGGCCTGTCCTCCATCGCCGTGCCCTGGGGCACGCTACTGCTGTCGGTCGGCCTCTATATCATCGCGCCGGTGATCGCATCGCAACTCTGGCGCCGCGCGCTGCTGGCGAAGGGCGGCGCGGCGGCGCTGGCGGCGACGCTTCGCGTGCTCGGACCGCTCTCGCTCGTGGCGCTGCTGCTCACGCTCGTCATTCTGTTCGGCCTGCAAGGCGAGGAGATCATGCGTCAGCCGCTGGTCATCGCGCTCTTGGCGACGCCGATCCTGATCCAGGTCTATTTCAACGCCGGGCTCGCTTATCTCCTCAATCGTCGCCTCGGCGTCGAATGGTGCGTCGCCGGCCCTTCGGCGCTGATCGGCGCCAGCAATTTCTTCGAGCTCGCCGTCGCGACGGCGATCGCCCTGTTCGGCTTCCAGTCGGGCGCCGCGCTCGCGACCGTCGTCGGCGTGCTGGTCGAGGTGCCGGTCATGCTCTCCGTCGTCCATATCGTCCGCAGCTCGCGGACATGGTACGAGAGCGCCGGCGCCGCACGCGCCTGA
- a CDS encoding LysR family transcriptional regulator, with translation MNSELRDLKWALVASRHRSLRQAAETLKTRQSTLSRRLHDLECELGVDLFERTTGGTKLTPIGREFLDLARPIVDEADRLFLTFKTRRNGGRGPLRIGICSSLSAGNLRETLAELCRQIADADILLVDGAKVGLLGEVAAGAIDVAILTSGGGKWSDRVLPLWGERVVVAVQEHHPLNSRPAIQWRELCDNRILLTRSGVDSELEQMLSMKAGGSGSLRISYQDVSLDRLLSLVGAGYGVAPLLEGAAGFGCPGVTHRELHGDCGQMRLQFAAYWKETNSSPMLQRFLDLLRARYPDLSVSATSG, from the coding sequence GTGAATTCGGAACTTCGAGATCTGAAATGGGCTCTTGTCGCCTCGCGGCATCGAAGCCTTCGGCAAGCGGCGGAGACGCTGAAGACGCGTCAATCCACACTCAGCCGTCGATTGCACGATCTCGAATGTGAACTCGGCGTGGACTTGTTCGAGCGCACGACCGGCGGAACGAAGCTCACGCCGATCGGTCGCGAATTTCTGGATTTGGCGCGGCCCATTGTCGATGAAGCGGACCGGCTCTTCCTCACATTCAAAACGCGACGCAATGGCGGACGCGGGCCATTACGAATAGGGATTTGCTCGTCGCTTTCGGCCGGCAATCTGCGGGAGACGCTCGCGGAGTTGTGCCGCCAGATCGCGGATGCGGATATTCTCCTGGTCGACGGCGCCAAGGTGGGATTGCTCGGCGAGGTCGCCGCCGGCGCGATCGACGTCGCCATACTGACCTCCGGCGGCGGAAAGTGGAGCGACCGCGTTCTGCCGCTCTGGGGCGAACGGGTCGTCGTCGCCGTTCAGGAACATCACCCGCTCAATAGTCGGCCAGCGATCCAATGGCGGGAGCTTTGCGACAATCGGATATTGCTGACGCGGAGCGGCGTCGATTCCGAGCTCGAGCAAATGCTGAGCATGAAGGCCGGCGGCTCGGGTTCTTTGCGTATCAGCTATCAGGATGTCAGCCTCGACAGGCTACTGAGCCTCGTCGGCGCCGGTTATGGCGTCGCGCCACTGCTCGAAGGCGCTGCCGGATTTGGCTGCCCCGGAGTGACTCATCGCGAGCTGCATGGCGACTGTGGGCAAATGCGGCTTCAGTTCGCGGCGTATTGGAAAGAGACGAACAGCAGTCCGATGCTGCAACGATTTCTCGATCTGTTGCGCGCCCGCTATCCCGACCTTTCGGTTTCCGCGACATCGGGTTGA